One segment of Enterobacter ludwigii DNA contains the following:
- the tagF gene encoding type VI secretion system-associated protein TagF, with translation MTNTPAMNRYSWYGKLPSAGDFLQRRFPDTLQRQWSHWFQVGLLAWQQEEQRSGERPFNKAPVWNFVVPPMLGSQMIQMGCLLPGRDSVGRQYPVCIQLSFAPADWSSRLLSQAESWYQQIGRLGLHAVRNSFSASQLDDMLMSIPAPQPVEPQKRSDILDVIGYDEDGQSTLGWPQAAECFDPLRQTSYWWTNRCDGYPLYTHVHSGNFTGQLFTLLFDPAGGARPGRHGLYPPMFE, from the coding sequence ATGACGAATACCCCTGCGATGAACCGCTACAGCTGGTATGGCAAACTGCCCAGCGCCGGAGATTTTTTGCAGCGTCGCTTTCCTGACACCCTGCAACGCCAGTGGTCGCACTGGTTCCAGGTCGGCCTGCTGGCCTGGCAGCAGGAAGAGCAGCGCAGCGGTGAGCGCCCGTTTAACAAAGCGCCGGTCTGGAATTTTGTCGTACCGCCGATGCTGGGCAGCCAGATGATTCAGATGGGCTGCCTGCTGCCGGGACGTGACAGCGTTGGTCGACAATATCCGGTCTGCATTCAGCTCAGCTTTGCCCCCGCGGACTGGTCATCACGTCTGCTCAGTCAGGCTGAAAGCTGGTATCAGCAGATTGGCCGTCTGGGCCTGCATGCGGTACGTAACAGTTTTTCTGCCTCACAGCTCGATGACATGCTGATGTCCATTCCGGCACCGCAGCCCGTCGAGCCGCAAAAGCGCTCAGATATTCTCGATGTGATTGGTTATGACGAAGACGGCCAGAGCACGCTGGGCTGGCCTCAGGCAGCAGAGTGCTTTGACCCGCTTCGCCAGACCAGCTACTGGTGGACCAACCGCTGCGACGGCTACCCGCTCTACACCCATGTTCACAGTGGCAACTTCACCGGGCAGCTCTTTACGCTGCTGTTCGACCCGGCAGGTGGCGCCCGCCCGGGCCGTCACGGTCTCTATCCGCCCATGTTTGAATAA